From Aspergillus fumigatus Af293 chromosome 5, whole genome shotgun sequence, a single genomic window includes:
- a CDS encoding MARVEL domain-containing protein has translation MRVSRPSFNPGRTKNLIHGVQGFIIFLAWALTIAVFTKGDGIDGRSAWYWALCWLSIPGLIYLVAVPMWPRARRFGNVYAFATVDCLYAILWFSAWICVASYVAQGKAEGKSNSDNDKNKDDKKSGCDAWKYGNASKCKISTATVILGVVIFLLFVATAWMSFRNVMHFRRTGTLPDAVSDPTFAAQSKAAFSSNPAHDFDEEEDDFRSGRAGMGASVRNDQDEDYALLHQSEVDDLGNGNGRTAMHGAYDPTATTGSGSVLHDYNTSYGGAHGQHYAQPSEFGSTLSGYGR, from the exons ATGCGAGTATCACGACCTTCCTTCAATCCCGGACGAACGAAAAACCTCATTCATGGGGTACAAGGGTTTATCATCTTTCTCGCATGGGCCTTAACTATTGCCGTCTTCACAAAGGGTGATGGGATTGATGGGCGGTCAGCCTGGTACTGGGCCTTG TGTTGGCTCAGTATCCCCGGCCTGATTTACCTGGTCGCAGTGCCTATGTGGCCACGCGCACGACGGTTCGGCAACGTCTATGCCTTCGCTACGGTCGACTGTTTATACGCCATTCTGTGGTTCTCGGCGTGGATCTGCGTCGCAAGCTATGTCGCACAGGGAAAGGCCGAGGGCAAGAGCAACAGTGACAACGATAAGAATAAAGATGACAAGAAGAGTGGCTGCGACGCATGGAAGTACGGAAACGCCAGCAAATGCAAGATTAGTACGGCAACTGTTATTCTGGGGGTTGTGATCTT CCTTCTGTTTGTTGCGACCGCTTGGATGTCCTTCCGCAACGTCATGCATTTCCGCCGAACTGGTACCCTTCCCGATGCTGTTTCCGATCCTACGTTCGCGGCCCAGAGCAAGGCGGCTTTCTCCTCGAACCCTGCGCACGActttgacgaagaggaggatgattTCCGCTCCGGACGTGCTGGAATGGGCGCTTCTGTTCGTAATGATCAGGACGAGGATTACGCTTTACTTCACCAAAGCGAGGTAGACGATCTCGGAAATGGCAACGGACGTACTGCAATGCATGGTGCCTATGATCCCACTGCTACTACCGGATCAGGGAGTGTGCTACATGACTATAACACCAGTTATGGCGGCGCGCACGGGCAACACTATGCACAACCGTCTGAATTCGGTTCTACCCTGAGTGGTTATGGACGTTAA